In Archocentrus centrarchus isolate MPI-CPG fArcCen1 chromosome 21, fArcCen1, whole genome shotgun sequence, the following are encoded in one genomic region:
- the LOC115800238 gene encoding interleukin-10 receptor subunit beta-like produces MAACVCAFILTLYALCGSAAGSGVLSAPTNVHLTSHNMDLVLWWDPPEGAAGDLNYTAEYRSSAIPYKTVCMNISALQCDFNSPSITPYGHYRGRVRVHWGAESSGWVESNQMTLDRDTSIGPPNVTLHRVGTSLEVSITDPVFKTSSLRVVYPSATYNITYWNSSQKEEVKTLSDLRQNRVVLEDLEPMCEYCVQVQIDTNQNTRPSEFSDIVCESTADEDAVPWVAAVVTVLVMVVLVALAVVMVVYWNRISQFLCPEIVLPPHFKESLLPPPKSSVYLASPPSEEVCDRVSIIADNRTKTEDEGRPLEEGRKEQQMA; encoded by the exons ATGGCAGCTTGTGTCTGCGCCTTCATCCTGACGCTGTACGCGCTGTGCGGCTCCGCAG CGGGGTCGGGAGTCCTCAGCGCACCCACCAACGTCCACCTGACCTCACACAACATGGACCTGGTGCTCTGGTGGGACCCACCTGAAGGGGCGGCCGGTGATCTGAATTACACAGCTGAGTACAG AAGCTCAGCTATTCCATACAAAACTGTCTGCATGAACATCTCAGCCCTTCAGTGTGACTTCAACTCCCCCTCCATCACCCCATATGGGCACTACCGGGGCAGAGTGCGGGTGCATTGGGGAGCCGAGAGCTCCGGCTGGGTGGAGAGTAACCAGATGACCTTGGACAGAGACA CCTCCATCGGTCCGCCCAATGTGACCCTCCACCGCGTTGGGACATCTCTGGAAGTCAGCATCACAGATCCAGTGTTTAAGACGTCATCACTGAGGGTCGTGTACCCATCTGCCACCTATAACATCACCTACTGGAATAGCAGCCAGAAGGAAGAG GTGAAAACTCTCAGTGATTTACGGCAGAACCGGGTGGTTCTGGAAGACCTGGAACCCATGTGCGAGTACTGCGTCCAAGTCCAAATCGACACCAACCAAAACACCAGACCGAGCGAGTTCAGCGACATCGTCTGTGAGAGCACCGCTGACG AGGATGCAGTTCCATGGGTAGCGGCTGTGGTGACGGTTTTGGTCATGGTTGTGTTGGTGGCTCTGGCGGTGGTGATGGTGGTCTACTGGAATCGAATCTCCCAGTTTCTGTGTCCAGAAATCGTGCTGCCGCCACACTttaaagag TCTCTGCTGCCACCTCCTAAATCCTCCGTGTACCTGGCCTCGCCCCCCTCTGAGGAGGTCTGTGACCGGGTCAGCATCATCGCAGATAACAGGACTAAGACGGAGGATGAAGGGCGCCCTctggaggaaggaaggaaggagcagCAAATGGCCTGA